A region of Paenibacillus sp. 37 DNA encodes the following proteins:
- a CDS encoding MFS transporter: MKIKSNYTKLFGAFSLTFLGDGLTLAAVPWLISTLTSDTLYASVTMTALRLPWLLFSLPVGVLIDRYSRKHMLIGAGFTRMILLLALTLCIWGGWVSIPILALFMFGIGLSRVVFDSTVHTVIPQLVDESKLEKANGQFTAGQLITSDILGVALGGFIITLHIVFPFAIDAVTAVIALLFLISLKGNFFPGDTETTKKEVRPMKNWKREMWSGIQYVYHDRFLRGLAILSVTITLMYSIILATQIFFVRDVLQLDAFAFGMLISIATIGSIVGSQAVAYMRKKWSTKQLIISSILCMGIIYGVVGLTTNAYMVGGLYFCAAFFIIVYNVTRSSILQRSVPNEMLGRVGSVFRFLSFGISAIGTLLGGLLVRVSETTFDRVFSLQLPYLLLSLIYILSALVFTMKMKNHAESQQRNINA; encoded by the coding sequence ATGAAAATCAAGTCGAACTATACCAAGTTATTCGGTGCATTTTCGCTGACATTTTTGGGTGATGGACTCACGCTTGCTGCGGTTCCTTGGCTCATATCCACACTTACAAGCGATACGCTGTATGCCTCTGTCACCATGACGGCACTTCGTTTACCATGGCTTCTCTTCAGTCTGCCCGTGGGTGTTCTCATCGACCGTTACTCACGCAAACATATGCTGATTGGGGCTGGTTTTACACGAATGATTCTTCTGCTTGCTCTGACGTTATGTATCTGGGGAGGATGGGTGAGCATTCCGATTCTGGCTCTGTTCATGTTCGGGATCGGCCTTAGCCGGGTCGTATTCGACAGTACGGTGCATACGGTCATCCCACAACTTGTAGATGAAAGTAAGTTGGAGAAAGCGAATGGGCAGTTCACCGCAGGACAGTTAATTACAAGTGATATTCTGGGCGTTGCTCTGGGAGGGTTCATCATCACCCTGCATATTGTGTTTCCTTTTGCCATAGACGCTGTAACAGCTGTTATTGCTCTGCTCTTTTTGATCAGTTTGAAGGGAAACTTCTTCCCGGGGGATACCGAAACAACCAAGAAGGAAGTTCGCCCAATGAAGAATTGGAAACGCGAGATGTGGTCCGGTATTCAATATGTCTATCATGATCGTTTTCTGCGTGGTCTAGCCATTCTGTCCGTCACCATTACGCTGATGTATTCGATCATCCTGGCTACTCAGATCTTCTTTGTACGAGATGTGCTTCAGTTGGATGCTTTTGCATTCGGTATGCTCATCTCCATCGCAACCATCGGCAGCATTGTGGGAAGCCAGGCTGTTGCATATATGCGCAAGAAATGGAGTACAAAACAATTAATTATCTCCTCCATTCTGTGCATGGGAATCATCTACGGTGTCGTGGGTCTAACCACAAATGCATATATGGTAGGTGGTCTGTACTTCTGTGCTGCATTTTTCATTATTGTCTACAATGTTACCCGCTCCTCCATCCTGCAACGTTCCGTTCCTAATGAGATGCTAGGCCGGGTCGGAAGTGTGTTTCGCTTTCTGTCCTTTGGCATTAGTGCCATCGGTACGCTTCTCGGCGGATTATTGGTGCGGGTTAGTGAAACGACGTTCGATCGCGTATTCTCGTTGCAACTCCCTTATCTCTTGTTAAGCCTAATCTATATCCTGTCTGCGCTAGTATTCACGATGAAGATGAAGAATCATGCAGAGAGCCAGCAGCGCAACATCAACGCTTGA
- a CDS encoding DUF2268 domain-containing protein produces MKITALRSDLIYEEIIQAAPDEKLELYRERMMGPFMNKWNIQQIPFRSHEPNGFDVIMMNNFMNIAPADITPEINESLAAISSEAFWQQCHEAVHTSLSTFIEHGIELSVSEYLYTILLGDKNSPSLTMNEGISGDGGIPGYIIANLIPNRYTLPRMQSVLAHECNHNVRYQYIQWNPQITLGEMVVSEGLAESFATSLYGEELLGPWVAKTDMETLNNVIKPKMKDQLHVTGFDQINPYLYGDELATLQNFTPVGMPYAAGYACGYHLIQYYLNKTGTPITEATITPASVILAETKDFWNEDTLFHR; encoded by the coding sequence ATGAAGATTACCGCGTTACGTTCAGATCTAATCTATGAAGAGATCATCCAGGCTGCACCCGATGAGAAATTGGAGTTATACCGCGAGCGTATGATGGGTCCTTTTATGAACAAATGGAACATTCAACAGATCCCGTTTCGTTCTCATGAGCCTAATGGCTTCGATGTGATCATGATGAATAACTTTATGAATATCGCTCCCGCAGATATCACACCTGAGATTAACGAATCGTTAGCAGCGATCTCGTCTGAAGCATTTTGGCAACAGTGTCATGAAGCTGTTCATACGAGTCTATCCACCTTTATAGAGCACGGGATTGAGCTATCGGTCTCCGAATATCTATATACCATTTTATTGGGTGATAAGAATAGCCCTTCACTGACCATGAACGAAGGTATCAGCGGAGACGGTGGAATCCCCGGTTACATTATTGCGAACCTGATTCCAAATAGATATACTCTACCTCGTATGCAATCCGTGTTAGCCCATGAATGCAATCATAATGTGAGGTACCAATATATCCAGTGGAATCCACAGATTACGCTTGGCGAGATGGTTGTTAGCGAGGGGCTGGCTGAGAGCTTTGCGACATCCCTGTATGGAGAAGAGTTGCTAGGCCCCTGGGTAGCCAAAACGGATATGGAGACTTTGAACAACGTAATCAAACCGAAGATGAAAGACCAGCTGCATGTCACAGGTTTTGATCAAATTAATCCGTATCTATACGGCGATGAACTTGCCACACTGCAAAATTTCACGCCCGTAGGTATGCCCTATGCGGCTGGTTATGCCTGCGGTTATCACTTAATCCAATATTATCTGAACAAAACAGGTACACCGATTACCGAAGCAACCATCACTCCGGCAAGTGTCATCCTTGCTGAAACAAAGGACTTTTGGAATGAAGACACCCTATTTCACCGTTAA
- a CDS encoding WXG100 family type VII secretion target, producing MSTIKVTPERLLHVSRQIEQGRQQLEGIRNDLTARIGFIQSQWAGATQERFFYDFQQSRSVLDRALESMVKSSQDLFAIAERFEQADQEQVSLGAVAGQIAAHTMMNHNIGNTEEQRRMVYNPLFGVNMPASEAEDGMPGQKEFVKYWEQGGTYEEMRAGPKQTESSGGDIYDEQISAFKEGHHPVTGESIPAWQAAVSIGSLQTAKLVLAFTGMYNRGYKVPKEGLGFPKGMIGGRITVSNERIHHASLGDFNSKNRLINGGHGQDNINYLLKNKIPFNITKEYENGVRVGNIPNHKNKAKRSGEGQAWFPKEWTSEDIKKSGEHVANLPENRVKGDGEWMFGNYNNVRVGVIKNDGQIGTITPDNSRQP from the coding sequence ATGAGTACAATTAAAGTAACACCAGAGCGGCTGCTGCATGTATCCAGACAGATCGAGCAGGGTAGGCAGCAGTTGGAGGGTATACGTAATGACCTGACCGCACGGATCGGATTCATCCAGTCTCAGTGGGCGGGAGCAACGCAAGAACGATTTTTCTATGATTTTCAGCAGTCACGTTCAGTACTTGATCGAGCACTGGAAAGTATGGTTAAGTCATCCCAAGATCTGTTCGCGATTGCCGAGAGATTCGAACAAGCAGATCAGGAACAGGTGAGCTTGGGAGCCGTTGCTGGGCAGATTGCTGCCCACACAATGATGAATCATAATATAGGTAACACAGAAGAACAAAGACGAATGGTATATAATCCTTTGTTTGGAGTTAACATGCCCGCAAGTGAAGCGGAGGATGGTATGCCAGGGCAAAAGGAGTTTGTTAAGTACTGGGAACAGGGTGGCACCTATGAAGAAATGAGAGCTGGACCGAAGCAAACGGAGTCTAGTGGTGGGGATATATATGATGAACAGATCAGCGCATTTAAGGAAGGTCATCATCCCGTAACTGGAGAATCCATACCGGCTTGGCAAGCAGCAGTTTCTATAGGAAGTTTACAGACTGCTAAGCTCGTATTGGCTTTTACTGGAATGTATAATAGAGGGTATAAGGTTCCGAAAGAAGGATTAGGATTCCCAAAAGGTATGATTGGTGGAAGAATTACAGTAAGTAATGAAAGAATTCACCATGCTTCACTTGGAGATTTTAATTCTAAAAATAGATTAATCAATGGTGGTCACGGTCAAGATAATATTAATTACCTACTTAAAAATAAGATCCCATTTAACATTACTAAAGAATATGAGAATGGTGTACGGGTTGGTAATATACCTAATCACAAAAATAAAGCAAAGCGAAGTGGAGAGGGCCAAGCATGGTTCCCTAAGGAGTGGACATCGGAAGATATCAAAAAGTCAGGTGAGCATGTAGCAAATCTGCCTGAGAATAGAGTTAAGGGTGACGGTGAATGGATGTTTGGAAACTATAATAACGTTAGAGTAGGCGTAATCAAGAACGATGGACAGATCGGAACGATTACTCCAGATAACTCAAGACAACCGTGA
- a CDS encoding MerR family transcriptional regulator: MKTPYFTVKDIIQITGITKRALHYYDKTDLLKPSKVEDNGYRYYDQEALGNLQMILLFKEMNFSLTEIAAMMQLSKGEQKEILREHRSTLVQRKQKLETIIDQLDEYVDGKDISHLHLFDGSSILSIQEQYESEAKFIYGDTEKYQEFEANVSELSAEEQEKAYQQFSVNMEQVFRELAKHQDLSPDSGEVQKLVGEWKNCLEQFMVCDAEILRCIAEAYMTDRRYAGYFDQFGDEDFLRFLHQAIMVLIQSASNR, encoded by the coding sequence ATGAAGACACCCTATTTCACCGTTAAAGATATTATTCAGATCACAGGCATCACCAAACGAGCATTACATTATTACGATAAAACGGATCTCCTAAAACCGAGCAAAGTCGAGGACAATGGCTATCGGTATTACGATCAAGAGGCACTCGGGAATCTGCAAATGATTCTGTTGTTCAAAGAAATGAATTTCTCCTTAACAGAAATTGCAGCCATGATGCAGCTTTCGAAAGGTGAACAAAAAGAGATCTTAAGAGAGCACCGCAGTACACTCGTTCAACGCAAACAAAAACTCGAAACCATCATCGACCAGTTGGACGAGTATGTGGATGGGAAGGATATCTCTCACCTTCATCTGTTTGACGGCTCTTCCATCCTGTCCATTCAAGAGCAATATGAATCTGAGGCAAAGTTCATCTACGGAGATACCGAGAAATATCAGGAATTCGAAGCAAATGTGAGCGAGCTGTCTGCGGAAGAGCAAGAAAAAGCCTACCAGCAGTTTTCGGTTAATATGGAGCAGGTATTTCGGGAGTTGGCGAAGCATCAGGATCTGTCCCCTGATTCTGGTGAGGTACAAAAGTTAGTGGGAGAATGGAAGAATTGTCTGGAGCAATTTATGGTCTGTGATGCTGAGATTCTGAGATGTATTGCAGAAGCCTATATGACGGATCGCCGCTATGCGGGTTATTTTGATCAGTTTGGCGATGAGGATTTTTTGAGGTTTTTGCATCAAGCGATTATGGTTCTTATACAATCGGCATCGAACAGATAA